The Apium graveolens cultivar Ventura chromosome 3, ASM990537v1, whole genome shotgun sequence sequence tgtcgagatatcaagtgttcaaataaatcaaactggagatctcgaagtatagtctcaaagtacagaattgcatatcagtttaatatccaagataaacaatcaacaaacaatccaacagctagattgacaagtctacaaaaagcagcttgaagagtgtgcaagatcaatggcaaagattaattgacagaggaagattaaagtaaacacgggatgctaaagatatgttaagccaaaaatggaagatttgcttttctataaatagaaatgacaagtgacagaAGTTAATAGAATGTTTATTATCTACTGTGTAAACCAATaattaactgagctataaagttaacactggtcctctagttagaagtaacaatttagatcaaaaattcttgtaacactctcgagaagaagctgagctctttaacttagaagagcttagaaattttgtagcaaaacatcttaatttttaatacaaaaattaagtgagttttgaagatctgtgttctttattttatgcaagtttaatttctgcatgaacacctttctatacaagatttaatttactttgttcaaccattatatttcaagaaaagcctaaaatcagaaaaacacattcacccccctctgtgtgtgattcattacctaacacatACCACTTTCAAAGTTATGAATGTTTCAATAATATAATGTAAAATTAATTATATTCTTAAAACTCGACTTGtgaaataaattaataaatttgtATAATTAAGAAATAAGTGTAGAGTGTGAGTGAGCGTATATAATTGTAAGATAAAACTAGTATTTGATCTCTATATAACTTCTAAAATTATAGTTATATCTTAAGATTGGTCGATTAAAAAATATATGCGAATTATCAGTGAACAACACGACTCGGCTCAGTTTGGTTGCTCGTGAGTAAACTCGTGTTCGACTCGGCTTGGCTCGTTTAAACGAGCCGATTGTGAACATTTTTTCGGCTCGCTTTATAAACTCGGCTCGacttgttttaaaaaaattatggtcggctcgactcgactcgactcATATATAACTCGACTTGATATGGTTTGCGTCTCTAGTTTAAAGGTTACCTTTTTTAACTGTAAACGTGAagtttaaaaaaattaaattaacgGACATCGAAAATACCAACAAGATTACAAGACAATGGCACGTTAAGAGTAAATATTTCCTTATTTACCTAAATTTTGTCACTTTATCCTAAGTTTCATTTAAAATACAACATGCATCTCATTTGTAGTCGTATAATGACGTGGCTAAATGCATTcttgattttaaatttaaaattaaggatacatatatacatatttgCATAAAAGTACGGAACTTTTTTGGAGTTAAAATTTTTGACATTTGATTTCaattatagaaatggtatcacTTGTAACTTTGTACTGCAATTGCTCTGATAAACACAAACCTAAAACAAAACCACAAGACTTATCTACTAGTCCCCCGAAACAAAACCCTAATTCACcgactcaaaacaaataaaaacaacACACAGACGCTAGCTTCACCCACAGCTACTACAGTCTACAAGTAACAAAGAAACATGgtagaaaaataaaaagaaacccaactcaaaattaatttcaaaaaacaaaacaaaactcacCCATTTCTTTACAAAACCCACAATTTTTTTACCCTGAGCTGCAGTAACTCAAGCAATGTTGGTGGATAATTCCGGTGGCGCCGCCGCCGTAAATCTTGAAAATGAGGGTGGTCTTGGCTCAGATTCAGCTGGTGGTGATGATGGTGACCGGAACTCAGCCGGTAACCGGTGGCCTCGTGAAGAGACTCTTGTTTTGTTGCAAGTTAGACAGAGTATGGATGAAGCTTTTAAAGACTCTAATCTTAAAGCTCCTCTTTGGGATGAAGTTTCTAGGTATACTTACAATTTCTGTATCTTTTTGTATTTTAGCTTTGTGTGTTTGTGAAGTTGAGCTACTTGTTTAGCTTGTTTTTAATTTTGGTTTTATTGGTTATGTAGTGTTTATATCTTGGCAGAGTTGCTGTAAAATAATGAATTATGTCTTTCGAAAAAATTGTTTGAATTCGTTCGTATATATGTGAGTGTGTTGTTAGCTTTGTGTGTGTATAGAGTCACTTCATGGTTATAGTCTGTTTAATTTGGTTTATCAAGTCATACTGTTGATGTTTGTTGATAGAGTTGCTCAAATAAAAACAAATCTTGATTTTATTTATGTGCATTATTGTTTTTTGATTTCGGTATTTATTACTACGACACACATACATTTTTTTATACTTTCAAGTTCTAAATTGAAATTCAAGCTGTTTTTTGAATATCTGGTGATTCTTGTATTTGTTTATCTATTTCTGGATATATTTTGAGTCTCTAGTTTAAAATGGTTTGTAGTGATAAGGGTAATACTGGAACGGGACTATGTGTATGTGTGGACACGGTTGAAGCGTTTTTTCTTTTCTTGCTCTAAAGTAAATTAGAATGTCCAAGCCTCTTTATAGTGATGTTATTGATTCGTAACTCGTGTAGTAGTTGGGCGATGTTATACaggttttgtgtttgatttagttttTTTGTTTAAATTTGAAGTTGCAAGAGCATAGTGGATTGCTAATAACTATGGAACTTTTGTTATGCAGGAAACTATCCGAGTATGGGTACACCAGGAGCTCAAAGAAGTGTAAAGAGAAGTTTGAGAACATTTATAAATATCACAGGAGAACGAAAGAGGGTAAATCTGGTAGACAGGATGGTAAGAATTACCGATATTTTGAGCAGCTTGAGATTTTCGACAATCAGTCCTCGTATCCGATACACCAAGAACAAACATATTCGGTGGAACATACAATGTCTATGTCTAAACCCATAAGTGGTTCCGTAATGTTGGCAAAACCTGCAAGTCAGGTACCTCACGGTGGTACCCCAAACCCAAGTTTTGAGCTCATGGACACATCCACGTCTACCACTTCTTCTTCCGGGAGAGGACATTTCAAAAAAAAGAGAAAGTTGATGGAATATTTCAATGGATTGATGAAGCAAGTTTTGGAGAGGCAAGAGAATTTACAGATGAAGTTCATAGAAGCAATTGAAAAACTTGAGAAAGATCGTATGAATAGAGAAGAAGAATGGAGGGCACAACAATTGGCTACAAAGACAAGAGAACAAGGAATTCTTGCCCATGAACGCTCCGCTTCTGCAGCAAAAGATGCTGCTATTCTTTCTTTCTTGCAAAAGATTTCAGAGCAATCACCTCCTCTGCAGTTGCCCATAATCTCAACTCCATTGGAAAAAATTCTAAGTATGCCGCAACCGCAATACAATATTCGCGAGAGTTCACCAGTCACAAAGAGTATCGTCCATTATTCTACTGGTTTTCCTTCTTCTCGGTGGCCAAAAGCCGAAGTGGAAGCTTTAATCACAGTCAGAGAAAATTTGGACATGCAATACAGTAATAGCGGATCAAAGGGATCAGTGTGGGAGGAGGTTTCATCTGCCATGACGAGGCTTGGTTATGATAGAAGTTCCAAGAGGTGTAAGGAGAAATGGGAGAACATTAATAAGTATTACAGAAGAGTGAAAGAAAGCAATAAGAAACGTCGTCAAGATTCAAAAACATGTCCGTATTTTGACAGGCTGGACTCTCTGTACGAGAAGAGGTCAAAAAAGTTCGACCATAGTACTTCGGATAGCTCTGGTTGTAACTTGAAGCCTGAAGACA is a genomic window containing:
- the LOC141712852 gene encoding trihelix transcription factor DF1-like, with the translated sequence MLVDNSGGAAAVNLENEGGLGSDSAGGDDGDRNSAGNRWPREETLVLLQVRQSMDEAFKDSNLKAPLWDEVSRKLSEYGYTRSSKKCKEKFENIYKYHRRTKEGKSGRQDGKNYRYFEQLEIFDNQSSYPIHQEQTYSVEHTMSMSKPISGSVMLAKPASQVPHGGTPNPSFELMDTSTSTTSSSGRGHFKKKRKLMEYFNGLMKQVLERQENLQMKFIEAIEKLEKDRMNREEEWRAQQLATKTREQGILAHERSASAAKDAAILSFLQKISEQSPPLQLPIISTPLEKILSMPQPQYNIRESSPVTKSIVHYSTGFPSSRWPKAEVEALITVRENLDMQYSNSGSKGSVWEEVSSAMTRLGYDRSSKRCKEKWENINKYYRRVKESNKKRRQDSKTCPYFDRLDSLYEKRSKKFDHSTSDSSGCNLKPEDILMQMIGHQREQVILESARKDIKESEFVDRTPEDEDADDDDDDDDDDDVRDDEMDVEYHVVANENPSEAVAEQ